In a genomic window of Amblyomma americanum isolate KBUSLIRL-KWMA chromosome 4, ASM5285725v1, whole genome shotgun sequence:
- the LOC144130332 gene encoding uncharacterized protein LOC144130332, whose product MEPEPPPPGNLPTVLVSRGSLYVIVAVMGLSVLGCVCALAYSLANYARLKQNAEEARRYIASRAKAADLQHSGSSWTGAAAHARSTTVKMALASETPAAGNNPGGLGARAPNKRRMAPGRTVNGTVSDVVAEQVAPGTERAGSALSSVGAASVVSANAMKHGLTKAA is encoded by the coding sequence ATGGAGCCCGAGCCGCCGCCGCCAGGCAATCTTCCGACGGTGCTCGTCAGCCGCGGGAGCCTGTACGTGATCGTCGCCGTGATGGGCCTCTCCGTCCTTGGGTGCGTGTGCGCCCTCGCCTACTCCCTGGCAAACTACGCCCGGCTCAAGCAGAACGCCGAGGAGGCACGCAGATACATCGCGTCCCGGGCCAAGGCGGCCGACCTGCAGCACAGCGGCAGCTCCTGGACCGGCGCAGCAGCCCACGCCCGTTCGACTACTGTGAAGATGGCCCTGGCGTCGGAAACTCCGGCTGCCGGAAACAACCCTGGTGGTCTCGGTGCGCGAGCACCGAACAAACGACGGATGGCTCCGGGCCGGACCGTCAATGGAACAGTGTCCGACGTGGTGGCCGAGCAGGTAGCGCCTGGCACGGAGCGTGCCGGGTCCGCGCTCTCTTCTGTAGGCGCGGCCTCCGTCGTGAGTGCGAACGCCATGAAGCACGGCTTAACCAAAGCTGCGTGA